ATCATCTTCCTTGCCTCATCACGAGCAACTTTATCCTCTGGATCGATTTGAGAAAGCTTCTTTTTCCAGGTCTTCGCATGCCCTTTGAATTCGTACCGGCGATCACGGAAAGATCTTACAGTATTAACATAGAAAGGATTTTCCCGCTGACAAACGATAGACTCACGCACGACAGACTCTGTCACCTTCACTCTATGGTACACCTTCCTAGAGTATTCGCTGAGCCTCTTTTTTATATGTGAAACCTGCTCAGAATAGCTCAGTTCATCGAATGTTAGTAGTTTTTTAGTAGTGTTTTTGTACTTGTTAGGAAACACTTCGTTCATTAGAGCTCTTTTAACCATAGCATACTCGTCCATTTTTGCAGGGAGGAATTCGCCCCTCCATGTCCATTTTAATCGTCTATCACACTTTTTCCCAGGCCTGTTGAAATCGCAGCTAGCACAGTCACGCTCTGTTTTCATACTATCAGGTTGTAGCCTATTTGTGGTCATAATATTAGGATACATAGATGCAACATCAACATGATAGATCAGCGGAAGTTCTTTTCTCTTATTATTCATTTTCAACTCTTGAAGCTGTTCTGTTATGGTGTTTAGGATATCTTCGAAGTCAAGTACGTCTTCTACTTTAGTCTTATTCTCCACCTCAATGCAAAATTTCAGTGCGTGTGGTAAATCTTGCAGTAATTCATCTATTGCCGTTGAATCAATCGTGAAGTCACAGTCAATATCGCTCCTGAAGACACCCGCCTCGAGAGATTCGACGTGTCCACCCACATAGGTCTCTGACTCCAGTAAATGACCATCATAAAAACGCTCTATCGGTTCAGTATGCTTATTAGGGAGTAAAATTCCATGATCATATGCTTGCACCATGAGCAGCATTTCACATAGAGTTCCAGTACCTTTTCTTAATACCTCATCTGGGTTTAGCGGAAGAACTGTGCATAAGGAAAAAATGAACGGGTGGACATACTTCATGTACAGGTAGTATGTGGCCACGGCGTCAGAAACCGAGTATTCAGACAAGTGCTGCGGTTTCTCGTAGGCATATGGCGTCATCAATTCTGGGTCAAGTTCTATTGGGTTATAGCCAAGTTTCACCTGCGTAACTGCCTTCAAACCTTGAGAACCTTGGGGAAGATACGAATCACGTTTCACCCAACGGTAACAATCCATATGGGCACAATAGCTGGACTTATATTCGCCTTCTGAATCCGGGGCAAAGCCAATTTCATCGAACATACTCAGACCTCGTATTTTTGAGCGTGCTTCCACAAACGGCCAGTCAAAAAAGTCACCGTTAAAGGTAGAGATCACAGTTGGCCTCACGTCTCGTATATGCTCAAAAAATCGTTCTAATAACGAGCGCTCGTcttcctcgttgaagacAGTAAAAAGCCCTTGATATTCGGGCTTAGGTGTATATTCAAAATCCTCAATATCTTCAGAGATAATTTCGCGGTTAGTAATCAGGTAACCTTCGCCGTCAATCATGTACGAAATCATCATGATTTGATCAATTGCGGAGTCCGGGAATTTCAGTGGAGCTTTTGTAGTCTCAATATCAAATGCAAGCACGACAGGATCGGCAAATGCGACTTTGTCAGTATATTCCACTAAGCCGCCCGATGTCACCCTGTACCACTTACCGACCCGTATCTCTTTGTCAATACAAACTCGAACATGATAAGGGACATCATATTCGCGGATATCGTCTATCAGCATTTTTGCATCTCGCCTATTGGTTGTGTCGTTCAGCGAATATATATCCCTTTGCTGTTGATTTTCCTCGTTATCCTTAAGAATCGGCCTCAGCAGCTTGCGCGCCTCAAATAAGTTGTTCGTATTTACGAAATTCAGCTTTAGAAGCGTGCGTTTCAACCCTACCAGGTGATTGTCCATAGCCAGATCATCCTTCTGAACCACCTCAACAGTTTTTAAACAGCCCTCTAGATACTTTTTTAGGAATTCTTCGACATCATGAACCCGATTTGAGTCCTGGCAGCTGAGCAAGAAGTAGGGATCATACAGGATTGTGCTTTTGAAGGAGCCTCCTTCTTCGTCTAGAAAATAGAAATCCACGCCCGCAACCCCCACTCCCGATGCGCCTGCATTCAGTTCGTCCGCCACAACAGTCGGATGCATATTGCACAGCCACCCTATACGCTCAGAATTaccagcgcctgctccaTCTTGTGGAGAGATATGTCTTTCAAAGCCCATCATCGCGTCAATATCGTCGACCTTCTTCGACTGCAGCAGTTGATGGGCAGTAAGCCCGTATGTGTTGGGCTGGCCGCCGGCCCCTGCGCGAACATAATGACCAGTACTGGAGCCCTTAAACCTGTTTGACATGGCCGCCAAACGCCTCTCTGAGCGTACTTTCGACTTTACCTGTGATCATGAGACGAGAAAACTCTTTATACGCGTCTATTTTTTAAAACAGTTACAGGTTTGGCGTCAACAATCGATGACCTAAAGGCACTTCAGATACGACAGAGGAACGACGCCCGATGCTTTACATCAATGGCACAGATCCTGGCGGGCTAAATTGTAATGCTACTGCCAGTTATATTGATAACTCATCACTGTAAAGTCACGTGACCTACTAATTTAGTATATATGTGCAGGCGTCCTTTGCTCATCATGTTGAGAAGCTAATACGGATGCATCCTTGCTTTTCCAGCTGTGCCTGATGCCGGCCAAGGAGATGGTAGACTTCGTAGGCTTAATTCCATCTGACACGTATGTGGTGACTTCACCGAGGTTTCGACCAAAGAATAAGGCAGGTGGTTCTGGACTCAGATGGTCACGACTTCACGACAGAATCTGTACTCAGCGCGGTAGAATTAGATGACATATAATCCATACTACGAGCAGAGCCAGGCTGCTCAAGCCCGATATCCACAGGGGCAAAGACAAATGCAACAGACACCGGCGGATCCTCGTTACCAACAGCAATACGGGCAAACTGCACCTCAAGGACCGGCATATGCAGGGTTTGCGGACCCACGCGCTTCGATGGCCTTTCAATTTGGGCAAAGTGCATTGAACCAATTCATTGGGTCCGAAAACTTCAACCAATTCCAGGAGACAGTGCAGCGGGCGACCGGCGGAGGAGACCTTTCGCACTACTTCCAGGTCTCGAACTCGTATGTGTTCCAAAAGCTGAAGGTGATGCTGCTGCCCATGCTCCACAAGCAGTGGCAGCGGATCCCGGACACGAACAACTCTTTTCAGCCGCCGCGTAGCGACATTAACTCACCCGACATGTACGTCCCTCTGATGGGCCTGGTGACCTACATTTTAGCTTGGAACCTGGAGCAGGGGCTGCATGGCTCCTTTGACCCCGAGAACCTGTACTTTAAGCTATCTTCAACGCTGGCGTATCTGGTATTGGACTTGGCGATCCTCAAGTTAGGGTTGTACTTGCTCGTACCTATCAATTCGAAGACGACGTCGCTCGTTGAACTTGCATGCTACGTCGGGTACAAGTTTGTGCCGCTAATCTTCGCGATGCTTCTCCCTCGGCAGCCGGTTTGGGCGACGGTATTGGGCAAGTTCTATCTGTTCATGGCTTTTGGAATCTTTCTGCTGCGCTCCGTGAAGTTCAACCTGTTCAACGACACTGCTAACGATGTGAATACCGTCAAGAAATCCGTCGTCAAGAAATGCAACTACTTCCTGTTTTTCTACGGTGTGGTGCTACAGAGCGGCCTGATGTGGCTAATGGGCTAGTAGCACGTACTAAAGTAGCTTTCCATAAATTATTTACTCTTGTCCTTGGTACGGCCTGTGCCTGGAATATCGAAATACCGAGCAAAACCTAGTTCGTTATCGTCTACAGTGCAGAGCAGAGAACGCAAATGTCAGCGGACGCGCTCAAGGATGTTATAGGGGGGGGCAAGGACCTGTACGCCTTGCTAGAGGTGAGTATCTCTAGTCCCGAGGAGCTCGAGGCGGTCGATGCTGCACAGTTAAGGGCTCAGTTCCGTCGCCTGGCGTTGCGCTACCACCCAGACAAACGTCGCGACGACACCCAACAGAACGACAAGTTCGTAAGTGTACAGAAGGCGTACGATATTCTTTCAAACTCCAGTCTGCGTGCAACATACAATCGATGGCTGAGCTGCCGATTGTTTGGCGATCCAGAACGGCGGCGTCTCGTGCGCGAGCTGCACCAGCGCGAACAGCTGCAGGTGCGGCAGAAGGAACCGATGGACAAGGATATACAGAACATACAGAGCTACGGCCAGCTACTACGCAAAATGCGTCATCTCCGCATCCCGTATGGCGACTGGCGGCCGAACACATCcatatcacgtgattcAACTCTCGTTGAAACGTGCACTCTaaggctgctgctgcgacaGAATAGCACCACCAATAGCAAAAGCAGCATGCTACAGCTCTTCCAGAGGGCCAAACTGCACATCGTTGATCTCTACTTTTCGTCCAGGAACGTGGATACAGAGAATGATCTCGTTTTGTACGCCGTGATGCCTGATGTCGATACCATGCTCGATTTGCTGAACAATTGGGCCGTCAAACCTCCATTGAGCGAACACATTCTACAGGTTCAACCGCGCGTCCACACAGACTACTTTCACTTTAAAACCGATATAAGCCTCGATAAAACAATAACGGAGGCAATAGATGCCGATAATCAGTATATGTCATCGTTTTAGACGTTATTACACGTTTGTCGAAAAGTCGCAACGTTCATCTTTTGCTGATATAAAAACCATTTGCAGGCTAGGATGCTCGCCTTTCTGCACCCGGATATAGCAGACCACTTGCGGAGCTGACAGTGGAGCATGGGACTTTTCAGCAAACGTAGCGAACAGGCTGCTACCAAGCCTGTCGACCTCATTCCGGTGTCGCGCGTTATTCGTGAGCCGCCAGCAAACTACCCGGTCCCGGAGGCTATTCCAAAGCTGTCCACTGAGCAGCATGAGAAATATACACATGTATTAAAGTACTTCCAGGATGAAAAGTTGGTCCTTCCGCTCAAGTCCAGCAAAAAGCAAGAATCGGCGGAACAGACTGCTGCACTCTCCGCATACGAGCGGTTTTGGCTAACACGGGAGTGCCTCCTGCGCTATCTGCGGGCTACTAGCTGGAATGTGGAGGCTGCCATTGAGCGTCTGCGTAAGACACTTGTGTGGAGGCGGGAGTTTGGCGTTACGGGCGACCCCGATGCGCCAAACAGTCTAAAGCCGGAGACTGTGGAAAAGGAAAATACCACCGGGAAGCAGGTGTTGCTGGGGTTCAACCCCCAACGTCTGCCCGTTTATATGATGAAAAACGGTCGCCAGAACACCGAGCCATCCTTCACACAAGTCCAGCATCTGGTATTCTTCATGGAAGCGGCCATTGCGATGATGCCCCAGGGCGTCGAGCTACTAGCGCTACTCATAGACTTTAGACATTACAAGGAGCCGGGTGTGATCGGCGCAAAGTCGCCACCAATCTCCCTTGCCAAGCAAATCCTCAGCATCATCCAGGACCATTATCCTGAACGCCTGGGCAAAGCGCTCTTCTTTGATATGCCATGGTACGGCTGGACTTTTCTAAAACTCATGCATCCATTCATCGACCCGGTCACAAGGTCAAAACTGGTATATGACGAGCCAATCTCCAGTTACATAGACGCCGAACAATTGGAGGCAACCTATGGGGGGAAATTGGACTTCCAGTACAACCACGAGGAGTATTGGCCCGATTTTGTCTCCGTTTTCGAGGAGCGCAAAGATTACCAATACGCCCGCTTTTTGAAATTCGGAGCTGTTATCGGCTTGAGCGAGTTTGACCTTAAGGGCAAGGAGGCGGAATTACGTTATCCCGCCGATTACCAGGAGCCATCCACTGAGGGGTAGCGTACATTTTGCAGACTTAAGTTACCCTCTGTACAGGTAATCGTTAGTTTTTCCGTTCGGGTGTCAATAGAAGGTTTTCGGGAAATGTTTGATCGCTCAGCCTATTTTTCAGTTATTATCCATCTACAGCGCGCTCCACCCTACCCTACCCTTCATAACTCAATATACACTGTGTACATTAAATTTCACTTAAAAACACCTGAGTTTTAGTCAATATAGCCGGAGAACTACTACTCCCGGGGAACAAAAAGGACGGTCCAGATGAAGTCCTCTCGGTATGGCACCTTACAGCTGGTTCTGAAGAAAACACGATCGTACTTAAAACGATGTGGTCTACAAGATCGCGTCCTGATGCGAAGAGTTTTAAAATCGACGATCAATACTACGTGCGCGTTTATATTCTGTTTGATCCCTGCTGTCCGCCAGAGGCTCGCTAGCGAGCCGTCCATGCTGCCGTTAATTTCGGTGATGGTGCATCCCGGTCGAAGGGTGAGCTCAATTATTCAGAGTACGATTTACGTTATTACTGGTCTGCTGTTGGGGCTACTTTATGCATTACTGGGCCGCTTTGCAGCGCAGAGGTGTCTTGGTGACACTTGGCACTCGTGGACAGCTATGGAGCAATACACCCAAAATTACAAGCGGTACGAGAGTGCCCTAGCGGTGCTAGCTGTCTTCGAAATATGCATGCTATTTTTTCATGGATGGATGCGTGTGGTCAACCATAACTACTTCCACGTGGTTTTCCCGCTATTTATCGTAGTGCATTTCTCATTTCTGTCGCCCTTAAGCATCGATGCCGCACAGATTGCGAAGACTTTCACAATTCCTTTTTACCTAGGGATCTCCATGTCACTATTCTGGAACCTGGTTCTTTATCCTGAATTTGGGAGTACCTATTTAGGAAATACGGCAATCGATACAATGAACGAAATCCACCATTTCTTGAACAATGCAGTTAACTTCTTTATCTCTATCGATAACGAGGTGCTCTCGGACTCATTGTACGGGAAGAAGCCATGTACACTGGCCAGGCTGCTCACACTGAAAAATGAAATAGAGATTAAGATTAATAATTGCGCATTGGTCCTAGAAGAGTGCACATATGAGATCTCTTATTCTTATCTTTCTCCCTCGCAATTAAACGGTCTCATTATGACCCTAAAGTCGCTACAGCGGTACCTAAGTGGAGTCACCAATGCTTGCCAGATGGAGTTTCTATTACTAGGCAAGGCTCAACGGGACAGCGACTCCGCTGTTGAGCAGGCGATGTCGAAAGAAATATCCCATGCTGACGCCGAGAAGTTATTGCACATTCTGCG
This is a stretch of genomic DNA from Eremothecium gossypii ATCC 10895 chromosome VI, complete sequence. It encodes these proteins:
- the YIF1 gene encoding protein transporter YIF1 (Syntenic homolog of Saccharomyces cerevisiae YNL263C (YIF1)), giving the protein MTYNPYYEQSQAAQARYPQGQRQMQQTPADPRYQQQYGQTAPQGPAYAGFADPRASMAFQFGQSALNQFIGSENFNQFQETVQRATGGGDLSHYFQVSNSYVFQKLKVMLLPMLHKQWQRIPDTNNSFQPPRSDINSPDMYVPLMGLVTYILAWNLEQGLHGSFDPENLYFKLSSTLAYLVLDLAILKLGLYLLVPINSKTTSLVELACYVGYKFVPLIFAMLLPRQPVWATVLGKFYLFMAFGIFLLRSVKFNLFNDTANDVNTVKKSVVKKCNYFLFFYGVVLQSGLMWLMG
- the PDR17 gene encoding phosphatidylinositol transporter (Syntenic homolog of Saccharomyces cerevisiae YNL264C (PDR17)); amino-acid sequence: MGLFSKRSEQAATKPVDLIPVSRVIREPPANYPVPEAIPKLSTEQHEKYTHVLKYFQDEKLVLPLKSSKKQESAEQTAALSAYERFWLTRECLLRYLRATSWNVEAAIERLRKTLVWRREFGVTGDPDAPNSLKPETVEKENTTGKQVLLGFNPQRLPVYMMKNGRQNTEPSFTQVQHLVFFMEAAIAMMPQGVELLALLIDFRHYKEPGVIGAKSPPISLAKQILSIIQDHYPERLGKALFFDMPWYGWTFLKLMHPFIDPVTRSKLVYDEPISSYIDAEQLEATYGGKLDFQYNHEEYWPDFVSVFEERKDYQYARFLKFGAVIGLSEFDLKGKEAELRYPADYQEPSTEG
- the CWC23 gene encoding U2-type spliceosomal complex subunit CWC23 (Non-syntenic homolog of Saccharomyces cerevisiae YGL128C (CWC23)), which encodes MSADALKDVIGGGKDLYALLEVSISSPEELEAVDAAQLRAQFRRLALRYHPDKRRDDTQQNDKFVSVQKAYDILSNSSLRATYNRWLSCRLFGDPERRRLVRELHQREQLQVRQKEPMDKDIQNIQSYGQLLRKMRHLRIPYGDWRPNTSISRDSTLVETCTLRLLLRQNSTTNSKSSMLQLFQRAKLHIVDLYFSSRNVDTENDLVLYAVMPDVDTMLDLLNNWAVKPPLSEHILQVQPRVHTDYFHFKTDISLDKTITEAIDADNQYMSSF